In Melitaea cinxia chromosome 4, ilMelCinx1.1, whole genome shotgun sequence, a single genomic region encodes these proteins:
- the LOC123670402 gene encoding SUN domain-containing protein 3-like, translating into MEYEYEPEGCFRNVFRSFVFVVLTLLLGMQVYMYFVGPQETLEGDFTDIKYVVMQLTHGLSEVNRKHERLQNEMARISTALPAVAAAAGRARDALEPSQRISSGSFDVQDYDRQMADFALQTAGARVIDTGDTIEHIIYESSVGWVLHVLTSLLCRECLGANAIITPGTLPGECWAFKGSRGEATIKLLGTVLVTGVSLEHIPPHISPTREISSAPRLFQIEGLEYRSDPYPHDFGTFEYDRDGKPIQYFDVMHPAQKGYDLIRVKIYSNWGNSVYTCVYRVRIHGDLVTGSTPHKTGRDDDLFIENE; encoded by the exons ATGGAATATGAATACGAACCAGAAGGCTGTTTTCGAAACGTTTTTCGCTCATTTGTTTTTGTGGTGCTAACTTTGTTGCTAGGAATGCAAGTATATATGTACTTTGTGGGACCTCAGGAAACATTGGAAGGAGACTTTACAGACATAAAATATGTAGTTATGCAATTAACGCATGGGCTTTCAGAG GTGAACCGCAAACATGAACGATTGCAAAATGAAATGGCTCGGATATCCACAGCCTTGCCAGCCGTTGCTGCGGCAGCTGGAAGGGCGAGGGACGCATTGGAACCTTCGCAACGAATCTCATCAGGTTCTTTTGATGTGCAGGATTATGATCGTCAG ATGGCTGATTTCGCCCTTCAAACGGCTGGAGCTCGTGTTATTGATACTGGAGATACGATAGAGCACATTATTTACGAATCCTCAGTTGGTTGGGTATTGCACGTTTTAACGTCGTTACTATGTCGTGAGTGCCTCGGCGCAAACGCCATTATAACACCGGGAACATTACCTGGTGAATGTTGGGCGTTCAAAGGTTCCAGGGGAGAGGCGACTATAAAATTACTTGGAACTGTGCTAGTAACTGGTGTTAGTTTAGAACACATCCCGCCGCATATCTCTCCAACCAG GGAAATTTCATCGGCGCCACGTTTATTTCAAATTGAGGGACTAGAATATCGCTCTGATCCTTATCCTCATGATTTTGGAACATTTGAATACGATAGAGATGGTAAACCTATACAATATTTTGATGTTATGCATCCTGCGCAGAAGGGATACGATTTGATTCGTGTTAAGATTTATTCCAACTGGGGAAATTCTGTGTATACTTGTGTGTACCGTGTTAGAATTCACGGCGATTTGGTAACTGGATCCACACCACACAAGACTGGAAGAGATGACGACTTATTTATTGAGAatgaataa